Proteins co-encoded in one Ictalurus furcatus strain D&B chromosome 9, Billie_1.0, whole genome shotgun sequence genomic window:
- the LOC128612279 gene encoding C-type lectin domain family 4 member M isoform X2: MVNHGKGAYNELEIQDDVRPVPSNMTRFTVSDELSSRPYRLVAIVLGVVSAAFLFAVIGLSVHINRMSDKHGILSLNSSIISSQLARLESDHKSLTESKNALQNKHDEDVKLMKSLQINLSREIRLKNELNLQKQKLEVDKRKMQSQISNLEEHCGKCLPNWVLMNSTCFYFAVSSTTPRRGWNAGRDECKKKGADLVIIDSKEKQEFIVETLKALRYNLPFSYSNGFWIGLKDDHTEGLWKWLNETTLTEGYWMDGEPNDDLTIEDCAAVYPTNNPMKAWNDAPCSHPLKWICEKEIDKTL, from the exons TGACCCGGTTTACTGTCAGTGATGAACTGAGCTCTAGGCCTTATCGACTGGTAGCTATAGTTCTGGGGGTCGTAAGTGCTGCATTTCTTTTTGCTGTAATTGGACTAAGTGTTCACA TTAATAGGATGAGTGACAAACATGGCATCTTGTCTCTCAACTCATCAATAATCAGCTCTCAACTTGCCCGGCTGGAGTCAGACCACAAAAGCCTGACTGAGTCCAAAAATGCACTTCAGAACAAACATGATGAAGACGTAAAACTGATGAAATCCCTGCAGATAAATTTAAGCAGAGAAATAAGATTGAAGAATGAACTGAacttgcaaaaacaaaaattagaagtagacaaaagaaaaatgcaatcTCAAATTTCAAATCTTG AAGAACACTGTGGCAAGTGCTTACCCAACTGGGTGCTGATGAACAGCACATGTTTTTACTTTGCTGTGTCTTCAACAACTCCACGCAGAGGCTGGAATGCAGGCAGGGATGAATGCAAGAAAAAAGGAGCTGACTTAGTCATCATAGACTCAAAGGAGAAACAG GAGTTCATCGTAGAGACCTTAAAAGCACTTCGGTACAACCTACCATTCAGTTATTCTAATGGATTTTGGATCGGGTTGAAGGATGACCATACAGAAGGGCTCTGGAAATGGCTGAATGAGACAACACTGACAGAAGG GTACTGGATGGACGGGGAGCCAAATGATGATTTGACTATAGAGGATTGCGCAGCTGTGTATCCCACCAATAATCCAATGAAGGCCTGGAATGATGCACCATGTTCACACCCACTAAAATGGATCTGTGAGAAGGAAATAGATAAAACACTCTAG
- the LOC128612279 gene encoding C-type lectin domain family 4 member G isoform X1, with protein MVNSENQGKETYNELESQVDFTGDVQPLYSKMTRFTVSDELSSRPYRLVAIVLGVVSAAFLFAVIGLSVHINRMSDKHGILSLNSSIISSQLARLESDHKSLTESKNALQNKHDEDVKLMKSLQINLSREIRLKNELNLQKQKLEVDKRKMQSQISNLEEHCGKCLPNWVLMNSTCFYFAVSSTTPRRGWNAGRDECKKKGADLVIIDSKEKQEFIVETLKALRYNLPFSYSNGFWIGLKDDHTEGLWKWLNETTLTEGYWMDGEPNDDLTIEDCAAVYPTNNPMKAWNDAPCSHPLKWICEKEIDKTL; from the exons ATGGTGAACTCTGAAAACCAAGGAAAGGAGACATACAATGAATTAGAGTCTCAAGTTGATTTCACCGGAGATGTTCAGCCTCTATATTCAAAGA TGACCCGGTTTACTGTCAGTGATGAACTGAGCTCTAGGCCTTATCGACTGGTAGCTATAGTTCTGGGGGTCGTAAGTGCTGCATTTCTTTTTGCTGTAATTGGACTAAGTGTTCACA TTAATAGGATGAGTGACAAACATGGCATCTTGTCTCTCAACTCATCAATAATCAGCTCTCAACTTGCCCGGCTGGAGTCAGACCACAAAAGCCTGACTGAGTCCAAAAATGCACTTCAGAACAAACATGATGAAGACGTAAAACTGATGAAATCCCTGCAGATAAATTTAAGCAGAGAAATAAGATTGAAGAATGAACTGAacttgcaaaaacaaaaattagaagtagacaaaagaaaaatgcaatcTCAAATTTCAAATCTTG AAGAACACTGTGGCAAGTGCTTACCCAACTGGGTGCTGATGAACAGCACATGTTTTTACTTTGCTGTGTCTTCAACAACTCCACGCAGAGGCTGGAATGCAGGCAGGGATGAATGCAAGAAAAAAGGAGCTGACTTAGTCATCATAGACTCAAAGGAGAAACAG GAGTTCATCGTAGAGACCTTAAAAGCACTTCGGTACAACCTACCATTCAGTTATTCTAATGGATTTTGGATCGGGTTGAAGGATGACCATACAGAAGGGCTCTGGAAATGGCTGAATGAGACAACACTGACAGAAGG GTACTGGATGGACGGGGAGCCAAATGATGATTTGACTATAGAGGATTGCGCAGCTGTGTATCCCACCAATAATCCAATGAAGGCCTGGAATGATGCACCATGTTCACACCCACTAAAATGGATCTGTGAGAAGGAAATAGATAAAACACTCTAG